Proteins encoded in a region of the Enoplosus armatus isolate fEnoArm2 chromosome 16, fEnoArm2.hap1, whole genome shotgun sequence genome:
- the txlna gene encoding alpha-taxilin — protein sequence MKKQDTEESATQGSEDTPPTAGGMESPAAAKDSLDSNSSKESEPQTPQTDTPPQGDEAGSEVAEAALSQCDMAEELSRQLEDILSTYCRESISDDASTLPNGQSHSPELNGLTNEREDGKPEKSKVNGANTGVEKDQKKTQEKKKVKGLGKEITLLMQTLNTLSTPEEKLGGLCKKYAELLEEHRNTQKQMRVLQKKQNQLVQEKDNLRNEHSKAILARSKLESLCRELQRHNRTLKEEGVQRTRLEEEKRKEVTSHFQVTLNDIQAQMEQHNERNASLRQENTELAEKLKKLYEQYKLREEHIDKVVKHKDLQQQLVDAKLHQAQELLKESEERHDREKEFLLKEAVESQRMCELMKQQEVHLKQQLSLYTEKFEEFQTTLSKSNEVFTTFKQEMEKMTKKIKKLEKETAMYRSRWESSNKALLEMSEEKSVRDRDFEALQGKVQRLEKLRRALKVERNELNKKVQNLSDPHGGTAGAASSDPGTDSPSPPPTDCLLEPSSHPVPDTAPCSQSCRCDPELDTDALLEGATAQPIAAQE from the exons ATGAAAAAACAAGACACGGAAGAGTCTGCCACCCAGGGCAGCGAAGATACTCCACCTACAGCAGGAGGGATGGAGTCACCTGCAGCTGCAAAAGACAGCTTGGACAGCAACAGCTCCAAAGAGTCTGAACCACAGActccacaaacagacacacctCCACAAGGTGACGAGGCGGGAAGTGAAG TTGCTGAGGCAGCACTGTCTCAGTGTGACATGGCCGAGGAGCTGAGCCGGCAGCTGGAGGACATCCTCAGCACCTACTGTCGGGAAAGCATTTCAGACGACGCCAGCACTCTGCCCAATGGCCAGTCACACAGCCCAGAGCTCAACGGCCTGACCAATGAGAGGGAGGACGGCAAGCCAGAGAAGAGCAAAGTCAATGGAGCGAACACCGGGGTGGAGAAGGATCAGAAGAAGActcaggagaagaagaaagtcaAGGGTCTGG GCAAAGAGATCACTCTGCTCATGCAGACTCTGAACACACTGAGCACCCCAGAGGAAAAGCTTGGAGGCCTCTGTAAGAAGTATGCTGAACTG ctGGAGGAGCACCGTAACACCCAGAAGCAGATGCGAGTgctgcagaagaagcagaacCAGCTGGTTCAGGAGAAAGACAACCTGAGGAACGAACACAGCAAGGCCATCCTGGCTCGCAGCAAGCTGGAGAGCCTCTGCAgggagctgcagagacacaaccGCACACTCAAG GAGGAAGGGGTGCAAAGAACGcgcctggaggaggagaaaaggaaggaggtgACCTCCCATTTCCAGGTGACGCTGAACGACATCCAGGCTCAGATGGAGCAGCACAACGAGAGGAACGCCAGTCTTCGACAAGAGAACACAGAGCTGGCTGAGAAACTGAAGAAGCTCTATGAACAGTACAAACTACGAGAAGAG CACATAGACAAAGTGGTAAAACACAAAGACCTGCAGCAACAGCTGGTGGACGCCAAGCTGCACCAGGCCcaggagctgctgaaggagtCGGAGGAGCGCCACGATAGAGAGAAAGAATTT CTGCTGAAAGAAGCAGTGGAGTCTCAAAGGATGTGTGAGCTGATGAAGCAGCAGGAAGTTCACCTCAAACAGCAG CTGTCGCTGTACACGGAGAAGTTTGAAGAGTTTCAGACCACTTTGTCCAAGAGCAACGAGGTCTTCACCACATTCAAACAGGAGATGGAGAAG ATGACTAAAAAGATCAAAAAGCTGGAGAAGGAGACGGCCATGTATCGGTCCAGGTGGGAGAGCAGTAACAAGGCTCTTCTGGAGATGTCAGAGGAG AAGTCTGTGCGGGACCGTGACTTTGAGGCACTTCAGGGTAAAGTCCAGCGGCTGGAGAAGCTGCGGCGGGCACTAAAAGTGGAACGCAACGAGCTCAACAAGAAGGTCCAGAACCTCAGTGATCCGCACGGTGGCACCGCAGGAGCTGCCAGCTCCGACCCAGGGACCGACTCCCCCTCTCCGCCACCTACAGACTGTTTGCTGGAGCCCAGCAGCCACCCTGTCCCAGACACCGCCCCCTGCTCCCAGTCCTGTCGCTGTGACCCGGAACTGGACACAGACGCCCTACTAGAGGGGGCAACGGCTCAGCCCATCGCTGCACAGGAATGA
- the eif3i gene encoding eukaryotic translation initiation factor 3 subunit I has product MKPILLQGHERSITQIKYNREGDLLFSVAKDTVTNVWYSVNGERLGTYNGHTGAVWCVDCDWDTKNVLTGSADNSCRLWDCETGKQLALLNTNSAVRTCGFDFSGNIIMFSTDKQMGYQCYLNFFDLRDPQQIEDNQPYLSIPCSDHKITSAVWGPLGEFVIAGHENGEINQFSAKSGDILKKAKEHTKQINDIQTSVDLTMFITASKDNSAKLFDCTSLDHIKTFKTERPVNSAAISPIMDHVVMGGGQEAMEVTTTSTRIGKFEARFFHAAYEEEFGRVKGHFGPINCVAFHPDGKSYSSGGEDGYVRIHYFDPQYFDFELEA; this is encoded by the exons ATG AAACCCATCCTGCTCCAGGGCCATGAGAGGTCCATCACTCAAATCAAGTACAACAGAGAAGGAGACCTGCTCTTCTCTGTAGCTAAAGACACG GTAACCAATGTGTGGTACTCTGTCAATGGCGAGAGGCTTGGCACCTACAATGGACACACAGGGGCTGTGTGGTGTGTTGACTGTGACT GGGACACTAAAAACGTATTGACAGGATCTGCAGACAACAGCTGTCGACTGTGGGACTGTGAGACCG GTAAACAGCTGGCATTGCTCAACACCAACTCTGCCGTCAGAACGTGCGGCTTCGACTTCAGCGGCAACatcatcatgttctccacagaCAAGCAGATGGGTTACCAGTGCTACCTGAACTTCTTTGACCTGAGGGATCCACAGCAGATTG AGGACAACCAGCCCTACCTGTCAATACCTTGCAGTGACCACAAGATTACCAGTGCTGTGTGGGGACCTCTGGGAGAGTTTGTCATTGCCGGCCACGAAAACGGAGAGATCAACCAGTTCAGCGCCAAG TCTGGAGATATCCTGAAGAAGGCCAAGGAGCACACCAAGCAGATCAATGACATCCAGACATCAGTGGATCTCACTATGTTCATCACTGCCTCCAAGGACAACAGTGCCAAG ctGTTTGACTGCACTTCTCTGGATCACATCAAGACTTTCAAGACCGAGAGACCTGTCAACTCGGCTGCCATCTCCCCCATTATGGATCAT gtGGTGATGGGAGGCGGTCAGGAGGCTATGGAGGTCACCACTACCTCCACCAGAATCGGCAAGTTTGAGGCCAG GTTTTTCCATGCTGCCTATGAAGAGGAGTTTggcagggtcaaaggtcatttcGGCCCCATCAACTGTGTGGCATTCCACCCTGATGGCAAGAG CTACAGCAGTGGAGGAGAAGACGGATACGTAAGGATTCATTACTTTGACCCGCAGTACTTTGACTTTGAACTGGAGGCATAA
- the hdac1 gene encoding histone deacetylase 1 isoform X1: MALSQGTKKKVCYYYDGDVGNYYYGQGHPMKPHRIRMTHNLLLNYGLYRKMEIYRPHKASGEEMTKYHSDDYIKFLRSIRPDNMSEYSKQMQRFNVGEDCPVFDGLFEFCQLSTGGSVAGALKLNKQQTDIAINWAGGLHHAKKSEASGFCYVNDIVLAILELLKYHQRVLYIDIDIHHGDGVEEAFYTTDRVMTVSFHKYGEYFPGTGDLRDIGAGKGKYYAVNYPLRDGIDDESYEAIFKPIMAKVMEMYQPSAVVLQCGADSLSGDRLGCFNLTIKGHAKCVEYIKSFNLPLLMLGGGGYTIRNVARCWTYETAVALDCSIPNELPYNDYFEYFGPDFKLHISPSNMTNQNTNEYLEKIKQRLFENLRMLPHAPGVQMQAIPEDAPHPDSGDEDEEDPDKRVSIRAHDKRIACEEEFSDSEDEAEGQGGGRRNAANHKKAKRVKKEEEKEGEEKKEVKEEEKEEEKMDTSGPKEEVKMT, translated from the exons ATGGCGCTGTCTcaaggaacaaagaaaaaagtttgCTATTACTATGACG GGGATGTGGGGAACTACTACTACGGCCAGGGCCATCCCATGAAACCCCACAGGATCCGCATGACACACAACCTCCTTCTCAACTATGGACTGTACAGGAAGATGGAGATCTAT AGACCACACAAAGCCAGTGGCGAAGAGATGACAAAATACCACAGTGATGACTACATTAAGTTCCTGAGGTCCATCCGACCGGACAACATGTCGGAGTATAGcaaacagatgcagagat TCAATGTCGGAGAGGACTGTCCAGTGTTTGATGGTCTGTTTGAGTTTTGCCAGCTCTCAACAGGAGGATCTGTCG CTGGGGCGTTGAAGCTGaacaagcagcagacagacatcGCCATCAACTGGGCCGGCGGACTCCACCACGCAAAGAAGTCCGAGGCCTCTGGTTTCTGCTACGTCAACGACATCGTCCTGGCCATCCTCGAGCTGCTCAA GTACCACCAGAGGGTGTTATACATAGACATTGACATCCACCACGGTGATGGAGTGGAGGAGGCCTTCTACACCACAGACAGGGTCATGACTGTCTCTTTCCACAAGTACGGGGAATACTTCCCTGGCACTGGAGACCTGAGG GACATCGGAGCCGGGAAGGGCAAGTACTATGCAGTAAACTACCCGCTTAGAGACGGCATTGATGATGAGTCCTATGAAGCCATCTTCAAACCT atcaTGGCTAAAGTCATGGAGATGTACCAGCCAAGTGCTGTGGTACTGCAGTGTGGAGCTGATTCTCTCTCTGGAGACAGACTGGGCTGCTTCAACCTCACCATCAAAG GCCACGCCAAATGTGTCGAATACATCAAAAGTTTCAACCTGCCCCTGCTGATGCTGGGTGGCGGAGGCTACACCATTCGCAACGTGGCCCGTTGCTGGACCTACGAAACCGCCGTGGCCTTGGACTGCTCCATCCCCAACGAGCTGCCCTACAATGATTACTTTGAGTACTTTGGGCCCGACTTCAAGCTGCACATCAGCCCGTCCAACATGACCAACCAGAACACCAACGAATACCTGGAGAAGATCAAGCAGCGTCTGTTTGAAAACCTCCGTATGCTACCTCACGCCCCTGGTGTCCAGATGCAGGCCATCCCCGAGGACGCCCCCCACCCTGACAGCGgggacgaggacgaggaggaccCCGACAAACGCGTCTCTA TCCGGGCCCACGACAAGAGGATAGCCTGTGAGGAGGAGTTCTCCGACTCTGAGGATGAGGCGGAGGGGCAGGGTGGAGGCCGCAGGAACGCAGCCAACCACAAGAAGGCGAAACGagtgaagaaggaggaagagaaggaaggagaggaaaagaaag aagtgaaagaggaggagaaggaggaagagaagatggACACATCGGG accaaaagaggaggtgaagatgaCTTGA
- the hdac1 gene encoding histone deacetylase 1 isoform X2, whose translation MALSQGTKKKVCYYYDGDVGNYYYGQGHPMKPHRIRMTHNLLLNYGLYRKMEIYRPHKASGEEMTKYHSDDYIKFLRSIRPDNMSEYSKQMQRFNVGEDCPVFDGLFEFCQLSTGGSVAGALKLNKQQTDIAINWAGGLHHAKKSEASGFCYVNDIVLAILELLKYHQRVLYIDIDIHHGDGVEEAFYTTDRVMTVSFHKYGEYFPGTGDLRDIGAGKGKYYAVNYPLRDGIDDESYEAIFKPIMAKVMEMYQPSAVVLQCGADSLSGDRLGCFNLTIKGHAKCVEYIKSFNLPLLMLGGGGYTIRNVARCWTYETAVALDCSIPNELPYNDYFEYFGPDFKLHISPSNMTNQNTNEYLEKIKQRLFENLRMLPHAPGVQMQAIPEDAPHPDSGDEDEEDPDKRVSIRAHDKRIACEEEFSDSEDEAEGQGGGRRNAANHKKAKRVKKEEEKEGEEKKGETYSQVKEEEKEEEKMDTSGPKEEVKMT comes from the exons ATGGCGCTGTCTcaaggaacaaagaaaaaagtttgCTATTACTATGACG GGGATGTGGGGAACTACTACTACGGCCAGGGCCATCCCATGAAACCCCACAGGATCCGCATGACACACAACCTCCTTCTCAACTATGGACTGTACAGGAAGATGGAGATCTAT AGACCACACAAAGCCAGTGGCGAAGAGATGACAAAATACCACAGTGATGACTACATTAAGTTCCTGAGGTCCATCCGACCGGACAACATGTCGGAGTATAGcaaacagatgcagagat TCAATGTCGGAGAGGACTGTCCAGTGTTTGATGGTCTGTTTGAGTTTTGCCAGCTCTCAACAGGAGGATCTGTCG CTGGGGCGTTGAAGCTGaacaagcagcagacagacatcGCCATCAACTGGGCCGGCGGACTCCACCACGCAAAGAAGTCCGAGGCCTCTGGTTTCTGCTACGTCAACGACATCGTCCTGGCCATCCTCGAGCTGCTCAA GTACCACCAGAGGGTGTTATACATAGACATTGACATCCACCACGGTGATGGAGTGGAGGAGGCCTTCTACACCACAGACAGGGTCATGACTGTCTCTTTCCACAAGTACGGGGAATACTTCCCTGGCACTGGAGACCTGAGG GACATCGGAGCCGGGAAGGGCAAGTACTATGCAGTAAACTACCCGCTTAGAGACGGCATTGATGATGAGTCCTATGAAGCCATCTTCAAACCT atcaTGGCTAAAGTCATGGAGATGTACCAGCCAAGTGCTGTGGTACTGCAGTGTGGAGCTGATTCTCTCTCTGGAGACAGACTGGGCTGCTTCAACCTCACCATCAAAG GCCACGCCAAATGTGTCGAATACATCAAAAGTTTCAACCTGCCCCTGCTGATGCTGGGTGGCGGAGGCTACACCATTCGCAACGTGGCCCGTTGCTGGACCTACGAAACCGCCGTGGCCTTGGACTGCTCCATCCCCAACGAGCTGCCCTACAATGATTACTTTGAGTACTTTGGGCCCGACTTCAAGCTGCACATCAGCCCGTCCAACATGACCAACCAGAACACCAACGAATACCTGGAGAAGATCAAGCAGCGTCTGTTTGAAAACCTCCGTATGCTACCTCACGCCCCTGGTGTCCAGATGCAGGCCATCCCCGAGGACGCCCCCCACCCTGACAGCGgggacgaggacgaggaggaccCCGACAAACGCGTCTCTA TCCGGGCCCACGACAAGAGGATAGCCTGTGAGGAGGAGTTCTCCGACTCTGAGGATGAGGCGGAGGGGCAGGGTGGAGGCCGCAGGAACGCAGCCAACCACAAGAAGGCGAAACGagtgaagaaggaggaagagaaggaaggagaggaaaagaaaggtgAGACTTATTCACAAG tgaaagaggaggagaaggaggaagagaagatggACACATCGGG accaaaagaggaggtgaagatgaCTTGA